A genomic region of Salinibacterium sp. NK8237 contains the following coding sequences:
- the dusB gene encoding tRNA dihydrouridine synthase DusB: MCGAGSGAPWDNCYVTILAPADPRVAPQLSIGNLDLDVPVVLAPMAGITNTAFRRLCREYGAGLYVSEMITSRALVERTPESMRLITHHESETTRSIQLYGVDPKTVSEAVTMLVAEDRADHIDLNFGCPVPKVTRKGGGAALPWKIDLFRDIVEGAVKAAGDVPLTIKMRKGIDSDHLTYLEAARVGAGAGVASIALHARTAAEFYSGHADWSAIEKLKNTITDTPILGNGDIWSAADALRMVDETGCDGVVVGRGCLGRPWLFGDLAAAFRGESLKAEPTLGEVAIAFKRHAELLVEFFGDEDRACRDIRKHVAWYFKGYAVGGELRAAMATVHDLAQLDELLAQLDWSQQYPGADAEGQRGRAGTPKKPSLPQGWLDSRELQETHRSELNQAELSTSGG; this comes from the coding sequence ATGTGCGGCGCTGGTTCAGGCGCGCCGTGGGACAATTGCTACGTGACTATTCTTGCCCCTGCCGACCCGCGTGTCGCGCCACAGCTCTCAATCGGGAACCTCGACCTTGATGTTCCTGTCGTTTTGGCGCCCATGGCCGGCATCACCAACACCGCTTTTCGCCGGCTCTGCCGCGAATACGGCGCTGGGCTGTATGTCAGCGAAATGATCACGAGTCGTGCCCTCGTTGAGCGCACGCCGGAGAGCATGCGTCTCATCACGCACCACGAGTCAGAGACGACCCGCAGCATCCAGCTCTATGGGGTTGACCCTAAGACGGTGTCTGAAGCGGTCACGATGTTGGTGGCCGAAGACCGTGCCGACCACATTGACTTGAACTTCGGATGCCCCGTTCCCAAAGTCACTCGCAAGGGTGGGGGAGCGGCGCTTCCGTGGAAGATCGACCTGTTCCGCGACATCGTCGAGGGCGCGGTGAAGGCTGCCGGCGATGTTCCGCTGACGATCAAGATGCGCAAGGGCATCGACTCTGACCACTTGACCTACCTTGAGGCTGCCCGCGTTGGCGCCGGCGCTGGTGTTGCGAGCATCGCATTGCACGCGCGCACTGCCGCAGAGTTCTATTCGGGGCACGCAGACTGGTCGGCCATCGAAAAGCTCAAGAACACCATCACCGATACCCCGATTCTCGGTAACGGTGACATCTGGAGTGCCGCCGATGCTCTGCGCATGGTCGACGAGACCGGATGCGACGGAGTCGTTGTCGGTCGCGGTTGCCTCGGCCGCCCGTGGTTGTTCGGTGACCTCGCTGCCGCCTTCCGAGGAGAGTCCCTCAAGGCAGAGCCAACACTCGGCGAAGTCGCCATTGCGTTTAAGCGTCATGCCGAACTGCTGGTGGAATTCTTCGGCGATGAAGATCGAGCGTGCCGCGACATCCGCAAGCATGTCGCCTGGTATTTCAAGGGCTATGCGGTCGGCGGAGAGTTGCGCGCAGCAATGGCGACCGTGCACGACCTCGCTCAGCTCGACGAACTGTTGGCTCAGCTCGATTGGAGCCAGCAGTACCCGGGTGCTGACGCTGAAGGCCAACGTGGTCGCGCGGGAACGCCGAAGAAGCCATCACTTCCGCAGGGTTGGCTCGATAGCCGCGAACTGCAGGAGACTCACCGTAGTGAACTCAACCAAGCAGAATTGAGCACCAGTGGCGGCTAA
- a CDS encoding aminoacyl-tRNA deacylase: MTAGTDRVRDDAERRGIPIEIVERAPATSLEHAAELLGITPAEIVKSLVVKRSDGSYLFALVPGDRQISWPKLRAVVGVNKLRMPEASLALEATGFARGTITPLGSSTAWPVFADERIAGKRVSMGAGDHGHTAWIQADELISGLEATVADITSETGTD; this comes from the coding sequence ATGACCGCAGGAACCGACCGCGTCCGCGACGATGCCGAGCGCCGCGGCATCCCGATCGAGATCGTCGAACGCGCACCAGCGACCTCTCTCGAACACGCCGCCGAACTGCTCGGAATCACCCCCGCCGAGATCGTGAAGTCCCTCGTTGTCAAACGCAGCGACGGCAGCTACCTCTTTGCCCTCGTTCCCGGCGACCGCCAGATTTCGTGGCCAAAGCTGCGCGCCGTCGTCGGCGTCAATAAGTTGCGGATGCCCGAAGCCTCCCTTGCGCTCGAAGCCACCGGATTTGCGCGCGGCACCATCACCCCGCTCGGCAGCAGCACCGCTTGGCCCGTGTTCGCCGACGAACGCATCGCGGGCAAGCGAGTATCGATGGGTGCCGGAGATCACGGCCACACGGCGTGGATACAGGCCGACGAACTCATCAGCGGCCTAGAGGCGACCGTCGCCGACATAACGAGCGAAACAGGAACCGACTAA